A single region of the Saprospiraceae bacterium genome encodes:
- a CDS encoding glycosyl hydrolase family 17 protein: MNLISTFNPFYRLFFLFMVAPFVLAAQTPFCLNFSPYYKVGQDPRRGSNIPTTQILQGLNAVKPYCNCIRIFSPSPPLDSVAYLAKEMGFETIIVGIWLDSDTLTNAMEIENGIALAQAGVADRLIVGSEAGLRNEFPISRWVEYINYVKAEVPGIPVSVADIYGVLIANPELVEAVDFLYYNAYPYWEGEDIDCAPYAFNEMYRAIQEIAGDKEIMVSETGWPTDGNTIGQAVPNLVNLQSYLSDLLAWKEYTGIPLTWFSAFDEPWKYSVTNPQEGYWGLFTYNPDLDSLILKPGLHEILTQSPVIDSTVWTCQFIANDLGRPNVTFNQIPTFGDPGGILCGKVDGIRPCDYNLALYIKVNGSWWVKPTYADKKIRLACDGSFCIDVVTGGQDRYATEYQLFLLDKDCNPPGLGNAGSIPDSLYEKAIIHEVITRTPFEYGQFFMEGLNQVIKRGDTLSIPVKVLNFDTILQASGGIYSGDRAMKLINAYSDQFADQINLTIVDSTDMTFVLGPLEEGMHIPDSTTLFTIELVVGDEMSYCRSVNFSNNYMPFQVTHFVDQQPQIINPNRLSWAVVCPTVPLKLYLDSNLVYKEGVVDLTVRTADFIRIMAFDVALKVDPELEILEMKNVNLTHGYEYQIIDGSTLLFHYDVRDTNEIFRSDNRELFQFRVGIKETFDGCSYVRFSNDSLYRRSIQLVRLDTTILRLDFLGEGEICIDKSTDPNLLDILDITVFPNPVGVGQNLKIHIAPNSQENNIKSLHIQVVDMLGRRVFTENLQNIFSYRKEIQLSSGMYVVWLQDEEGRNFRTMVVVQ, encoded by the coding sequence ATGAACTTAATAAGCACCTTCAACCCTTTTTATCGATTATTTTTTTTATTCATGGTGGCTCCTTTTGTTTTAGCTGCACAAACGCCTTTTTGCTTAAACTTTAGTCCTTATTACAAAGTAGGTCAGGATCCCCGACGAGGGTCTAATATTCCAACTACCCAAATACTGCAAGGATTGAATGCTGTGAAGCCTTATTGCAATTGTATTCGCATTTTTTCACCAAGTCCACCATTGGATTCTGTCGCCTATTTAGCCAAGGAGATGGGATTCGAGACCATTATAGTAGGCATTTGGTTGGATAGCGATACGCTGACCAATGCTATGGAAATCGAAAATGGAATAGCGCTAGCTCAGGCTGGAGTAGCCGATCGTCTTATAGTCGGCTCTGAAGCAGGCTTGCGCAATGAATTTCCTATAAGCCGCTGGGTGGAATACATCAACTACGTCAAAGCTGAAGTTCCTGGAATTCCAGTTTCAGTGGCCGATATTTATGGTGTGTTAATTGCAAACCCTGAACTGGTAGAAGCTGTTGACTTTCTTTATTATAATGCCTATCCTTATTGGGAAGGAGAAGATATTGACTGTGCTCCATATGCTTTCAATGAAATGTATCGGGCTATTCAAGAGATAGCAGGTGATAAAGAAATAATGGTTTCGGAGACGGGGTGGCCTACAGATGGTAACACCATAGGGCAGGCTGTTCCAAATTTGGTTAACCTACAATCTTATTTGTCCGACCTATTGGCTTGGAAAGAATACACTGGAATCCCACTTACCTGGTTCTCCGCCTTTGATGAGCCCTGGAAGTACAGTGTGACCAACCCACAAGAAGGTTATTGGGGCCTGTTCACTTACAATCCGGATCTGGATAGTCTAATTTTAAAACCAGGGCTGCACGAAATTTTGACTCAATCTCCTGTTATTGACTCGACGGTTTGGACTTGCCAGTTCATTGCAAATGATTTAGGTAGGCCTAATGTGACTTTTAATCAAATACCTACCTTTGGAGACCCTGGAGGGATATTATGCGGTAAAGTGGATGGGATCAGGCCTTGTGATTACAATTTGGCTCTATATATCAAAGTAAATGGCAGCTGGTGGGTGAAGCCAACTTATGCCGACAAAAAGATTCGCCTTGCCTGTGATGGTAGTTTTTGTATAGATGTAGTAACTGGAGGACAAGATAGGTATGCTACTGAATATCAATTGTTTTTACTGGATAAAGATTGTAATCCTCCTGGATTGGGGAATGCAGGCTCTATTCCGGATTCCCTTTATGAAAAAGCGATAATACATGAAGTTATTACCCGTACCCCATTCGAATACGGTCAGTTTTTTATGGAGGGATTGAATCAGGTAATTAAGAGAGGTGATACCTTATCAATTCCTGTGAAGGTGCTTAATTTTGATACTATTTTACAAGCTTCAGGAGGAATTTACAGCGGTGATAGGGCAATGAAATTAATCAATGCTTACTCAGATCAATTCGCTGATCAAATCAATTTGACTATTGTGGATAGTACAGATATGACCTTTGTGTTAGGGCCTTTGGAAGAGGGAATGCATATTCCTGATAGCACTACGCTTTTTACAATTGAATTGGTAGTAGGAGATGAGATGTCTTATTGTAGAAGCGTGAATTTTTCAAATAATTATATGCCGTTTCAGGTTACACATTTTGTAGACCAACAACCGCAAATTATCAATCCTAATAGGTTGAGTTGGGCTGTCGTTTGTCCAACTGTACCCCTGAAATTATATCTGGATTCGAACTTAGTTTATAAGGAAGGAGTTGTCGATTTAACAGTACGAACCGCAGACTTTATTCGTATCATGGCATTTGATGTCGCCCTCAAGGTAGACCCTGAACTGGAAATCCTGGAGATGAAAAATGTGAACTTAACACACGGATACGAGTATCAAATCATAGACGGTTCAACACTTTTATTTCACTACGATGTTCGCGATACCAATGAAATTTTCAGGTCGGACAATAGAGAGTTGTTTCAATTCAGGGTAGGCATAAAAGAAACATTTGATGGATGTTCCTATGTCCGGTTTTCCAATGACAGTTTATATCGTCGTTCGATTCAATTGGTGAGATTGGATACAACAATCCTACGTCTGGATTTCTTAGGGGAAGGAGAAATTTGCATTGATAAATCAACTGATCCCAATTTATTGGATATTCTTGACATAACTGTTTTTCCTAATCCAGTAGGTGTAGGCCAAAACCTAAAGATCCATATTGCGCCAAATTCTCAGGAAAACAACATTAAATCCCTACATATTCAAGTGGTTGATATGCTTGGGCGGCGGGTATTTACAGAGAACCTCCAAAACATATTTAGCTATCGAAAGGAGATCCAGCTTTCATCTGGGATGTATGTGGTTTGGTTGCAAGACGAGGAGGGGAGGAATTTTAGGACTATGGTAGTGGTACAATAG